ATCTTGCAAATatacaacaaatattttatagacATCTAAATGAGATACCCCGGTATTACGAGATATATTAAGTTAAAATTAACAAGTGGGCTTTGGGATAATCCCATGAATACATGGCCAGTTGAATTTATCCAATGACTTGTAAAATAGACAAGTGTTACTCTGATCATGAAATGATCTCTCGTAAAAAACGATAGaaagcttttatatattttcgaatttcaaagtaaattgGCATGCCAAACATTTACATCGGGtcgttttaaatgttttacagaTACCTGGGACGGGAACCGAATCCTGGCTACAAGGAACGCCTCTCTAAGATCAAAGGATCATTAGAATCCTTACCAACAGCCGAATCCTCAACTCCAGCCCCAGTTACAACTCCAGCCCTAGCTAAGTCTATTGTTGACAATGTCATCAAGGAAGAACCATCGCAGCCATCGTGTAGTCCCTTCGTCAGTATCAAACCTTCCACAGTACCGACAACACAACGAAAACCAGAGGCACCGTCAAAGAATCCTACCATGCCAGAAATCAAGATATCTTGCCCGTCTCCTGCGGGCAAAGAGGTGCAGAATGAATCGAAACCGGTTCAACGACCGGGAACGTTGCCTCTTCTTGGGACAACTTTGACTAACAGGAGAGGGTCTGTGTATCTCCAAATCGCGGCTGTTTTAAGTAGCCCGGATGACGCTAGTGTGTCGTCTGATGACTTGGAATCCGACGAGGAGGAAACTCCAAAGAAACCGAAGACTATTTCGTCTCGAAGAAAATCCTTCATGGCATGGATCACCGAGAAGAAAAAGGTCTTTCCCGCCCTTAAACAGGCGGGTAAAACGTCAGAGGCGGAGATCCGTAGACAGTCGTTTTTCTCGTGGGTAGAATCCAGAGAGAGGGAGAAAGAGAGGGCTCGGCAACTCGCTCTTGAAGAAGTAGACGAATTCGACGATTTTAGTGAAAATTTGGACACGAAAATACAACCTCGAGTTTCTAGTTTAAAACGCAGTGAAAGTTTAAACATCAACCCATTCAAGGCAAAAGCGAGACAGTTAATGACAAGTTTTCGTTTTATTCGCAAAGAGCCCCTTGATGTAAGGCTGAAAAAGTTTTACGCAAAACTGGAAGAAGTCAAACGGCGAGATGCCATGGCTTTGCGGGTGTTGAGTAGGAATGGGTGTAGAAGTGTGCAAGATATTCGAAGTCCCCATGTCTGATCGACTCATTTTTTTTGCTTCAAAACACACGTTTTATTTTGTTCTTGTGTGAAACCAAACCAAGAAACAGAGGAACGGCATGTTCAGCAGAACAAG
This genomic window from Magallana gigas chromosome 5, xbMagGiga1.1, whole genome shotgun sequence contains:
- the LOC105345568 gene encoding uncharacterized protein, translated to MDTLSGPSGVSLKRLNIKNNLADLYLKKQLDQYKREKTFSISHIDRDRFDTRDFLKQVQKIESDDNHAAVTYLGREPNPGYKERLSKIKGSLESLPTAESSTPAPVTTPALAKSIVDNVIKEEPSQPSCSPFVSIKPSTVPTTQRKPEAPSKNPTMPEIKISCPSPAGKEVQNESKPVQRPGTLPLLGTTLTNRRGSVYLQIAAVLSSPDDASVSSDDLESDEEETPKKPKTISSRRKSFMAWITEKKKVFPALKQAGKTSEAEIRRQSFFSWVESREREKERARQLALEEVDEFDDFSENLDTKIQPRVSSLKRSESLNINPFKAKARQLMTSFRFIRKEPLDVRLKKFYAKLEEVKRRDAMALRVLSRNGCRSVQDIRSPHV